The proteins below come from a single Streptococcus hyointestinalis genomic window:
- a CDS encoding PTS cellobiose transporter subunit IIA has product MDKEELQVAAFEIILHSGEARTAVHDAFASMRNGDYQKASEQLEVANASLLEAHHAQTKLLQDYAKGVEMKMEIIMVHAQDHLMTTMTLKEVAIEMMHLYQKVDVK; this is encoded by the coding sequence ATGGATAAAGAAGAATTACAGGTTGCTGCTTTTGAAATTATCTTGCACAGTGGCGAAGCTAGAACGGCTGTTCATGACGCTTTTGCTAGTATGCGTAATGGCGACTATCAAAAAGCTTCTGAACAGCTTGAAGTGGCAAATGCTTCACTTTTAGAAGCACACCACGCACAAACCAAGTTGCTTCAAGACTACGCTAAGGGCGTTGAGATGAAAATGGAAATCATCATGGTACATGCCCAAGACCACCTCATGACAACTATGACCTTAAAAGAGGTCGCTATTGAAATGATGCATTTGTATCAAAAGGTTGATGTCAAGTAA
- a CDS encoding arginine repressor — protein sequence MMKKKERLEVIKELVTTEAIESQQELLDLLDERGMHLTQATISRDMNEIGIIKVPSGSGHYIYGFSKEVEMPAKPDVVKKKPSPILTVSQPIFGEVFFLSVDVIPGNSRVLKTRLKNRFTSDLLGIIADDDSLLVLVREEKVAEQVQKTLTEWMFMES from the coding sequence ATGATGAAAAAAAAAGAGCGCTTAGAAGTGATTAAGGAGCTGGTAACAACAGAAGCTATTGAGTCCCAGCAAGAACTGTTAGATTTGCTAGATGAGCGTGGCATGCACTTGACGCAGGCGACTATTTCCCGAGATATGAATGAAATCGGCATTATCAAAGTGCCATCTGGCTCAGGACACTACATTTACGGCTTTTCTAAGGAAGTCGAAATGCCAGCTAAACCTGATGTGGTCAAGAAAAAGCCGAGCCCTATTTTGACAGTGTCACAGCCTATTTTTGGCGAGGTTTTCTTTTTGTCGGTTGACGTCATCCCAGGCAACAGCCGTGTGCTCAAGACACGTCTGAAAAACCGCTTCACGTCTGATTTGTTAGGCATTATCGCAGATGATGATAGCCTGCTGGTTCTAGTGAGAGAAGAAAAAGTGGCAGAGCAGGTGCAAAAGACCTTGACAGAGTGGATGTTTATGGAGTCCTAG
- a CDS encoding TlyA family RNA methyltransferase: MAKERVDVLAYKQGLFETREQAKRGVMAGLVIAVLNGERFDKPGEKIDSSTELKLKGEKLRYVSRGGLKLEKALDVFGISVEGATTLDIGASTGGFTDVMLQSGAKLVYAVDVGTNQLVWKLRQDERVISMEQYNFRYAEPSDFTQGQPTFASIDVSFISLGLILPALAKVLADGGEVVALIKPQFEAGREYIGKNGIVKDKKVHEMVIQQVCQFALESGYTVCGLDFSPIQGGHGNIEFLAHLKKEDNPQNLVMNQIDTIIEKAHEEFKK, encoded by the coding sequence ATGGCTAAGGAAAGAGTAGATGTTCTTGCCTACAAACAAGGGCTTTTTGAAACCAGAGAGCAAGCTAAGCGTGGCGTCATGGCAGGTCTTGTCATCGCTGTTTTAAATGGTGAGCGCTTTGACAAGCCAGGTGAGAAGATTGACAGCAGCACCGAGCTCAAGCTAAAGGGCGAAAAACTGCGCTACGTCAGCCGTGGTGGGCTGAAGTTAGAAAAAGCACTAGACGTGTTTGGCATTTCTGTTGAGGGGGCGACCACGCTTGATATTGGAGCGTCAACAGGTGGTTTTACAGATGTCATGCTGCAGTCTGGAGCAAAGCTGGTCTACGCTGTAGATGTGGGGACCAACCAGCTGGTCTGGAAACTTCGCCAAGATGAGCGTGTCATCAGCATGGAGCAGTACAATTTTCGCTACGCTGAGCCTAGTGATTTTACCCAAGGTCAGCCGACCTTTGCTTCCATTGATGTGAGTTTTATCTCGCTTGGCTTGATTTTACCCGCTCTCGCAAAGGTTCTAGCTGATGGTGGCGAGGTGGTGGCTCTTATCAAACCACAGTTTGAAGCAGGGCGAGAATACATCGGAAAAAATGGCATTGTCAAGGATAAAAAAGTTCATGAGATGGTCATCCAGCAAGTGTGTCAGTTTGCGCTAGAGTCTGGCTATACTGTCTGTGGGCTCGATTTTTCACCAATCCAAGGCGGACATGGCAATATCGAATTTTTAGCGCATTTGAAAAAAGAGGACAATCCGCAAAATCTGGTGATGAACCAGATAGATACCATTATCGAAAAAGCACATGAGGAGTTTAAGAAATGA
- a CDS encoding DegV family protein, whose amino-acid sequence MANVKIVTDSSLTIKPELIKELDITVVPLSVMVDGVLYSDSDLKEEGKFLNLMRNSKNLPKTSQPPVGVFAEVYERLYQEGATDIVSIHLSHTLSGTIEAARQGANLAGVEVTVIDSTFTDQCQKFQVVEAAKLARTGADLSAVVERVNEVREKSELFMGVSTLENLVKGGRIGRVTGVLTSLLNIRVVVEMKDHELVPIVKGRGAKAFNKWFDQFMEHVKGRKIAEIGISYCGTADLANTFKEKLKVLGAPISVLETGSIIQTHTGENAFAVMVRYE is encoded by the coding sequence ATGGCAAATGTAAAAATTGTAACGGATTCCTCCCTTACAATCAAACCCGAACTTATAAAAGAACTTGATATTACGGTGGTGCCACTATCTGTTATGGTTGATGGCGTGCTTTATTCAGATAGTGACCTCAAAGAGGAAGGCAAATTCCTTAACTTAATGCGTAATAGTAAAAATCTCCCAAAAACCAGCCAACCCCCTGTTGGTGTTTTTGCCGAGGTCTATGAGCGCTTATACCAAGAAGGAGCGACAGACATCGTCTCTATTCACCTATCACACACCCTCTCAGGGACTATCGAGGCTGCTCGCCAAGGGGCAAATCTAGCAGGTGTTGAAGTGACAGTCATCGACTCTACCTTCACCGACCAATGTCAGAAGTTCCAAGTGGTAGAGGCTGCAAAACTTGCTAGAACTGGTGCAGACTTATCTGCTGTTGTTGAGCGTGTTAATGAAGTGCGTGAGAAGTCTGAGCTTTTCATGGGTGTCTCTACTCTTGAAAATCTCGTCAAAGGTGGACGTATCGGACGTGTGACTGGTGTTTTGACATCGCTGTTAAACATCCGTGTTGTTGTTGAGATGAAAGACCATGAGCTAGTGCCGATTGTCAAAGGACGTGGTGCTAAAGCCTTTAACAAATGGTTCGATCAGTTTATGGAGCATGTCAAAGGACGCAAAATCGCAGAGATTGGGATTTCTTACTGCGGAACGGCTGATTTGGCAAATACCTTCAAGGAAAAATTAAAAGTCTTAGGAGCTCCAATTTCTGTACTTGAGACAGGCTCTATCATCCAAACCCACACGGGTGAAAATGCCTTTGCAGTTATGGTGCGTTATGAGTAA
- a CDS encoding cupin domain-containing protein: protein MVQSIDIRQLSDAIFVEKDNGTKVHYFLYPEFEIHQNVLPANTVQDWHKHQAIEEIIVPTKGSVTIQVLEEDVIKDYTVHCGDVLRVKKSIHRIIGDKQEDVAFTVFRFVSTGKDQSEIIKNDKVDCEEWVQKVSTKPKG from the coding sequence ATGGTGCAATCTATTGACATTCGTCAGCTTTCAGATGCTATTTTTGTTGAAAAAGATAATGGAACTAAGGTGCATTATTTCTTATATCCAGAATTTGAAATTCACCAAAATGTTTTACCTGCAAATACAGTTCAAGATTGGCACAAGCACCAAGCTATTGAGGAAATCATCGTACCAACAAAAGGAAGTGTGACCATTCAAGTCTTAGAGGAGGATGTTATAAAAGACTATACAGTTCATTGTGGCGATGTTTTGCGAGTCAAAAAATCCATACATAGAATTATCGGTGATAAACAAGAAGACGTGGCATTCACTGTTTTTCGATTTGTGTCAACTGGTAAGGATCAATCCGAAATAATCAAAAATGATAAAGTGGATTGCGAAGAATGGGTGCAAAAGGTGAGTACAAAACCTAAAGGATAA
- a CDS encoding YpmS family protein, translating into MKQKILGRKINWWKWGLLLLLAINIGFIGVVTSRLIQPRESSSQKTVNQTASSVKVGTFTTHKEELNDTIAAFLSDYQSKDFSYQVYAASSSILFEGTYTLLGYEVPLYVYFEPLRLSNGAVQLKVTSFSVGTLSLPQKEVLQYIKSSYKLPDIVVVNPQKATITINLQNLKNDAGIYLKATSIDLVNDQFTFDIFKKKSASKR; encoded by the coding sequence GTGAAACAAAAGATTCTTGGACGAAAGATTAACTGGTGGAAGTGGGGGCTTTTGCTACTTCTTGCCATCAATATCGGCTTTATCGGTGTGGTGACCAGCCGTCTGATACAGCCAAGAGAGTCCAGCAGCCAAAAGACGGTTAACCAAACCGCAAGCAGTGTCAAGGTCGGCACCTTTACCACGCACAAGGAAGAGTTAAACGACACCATTGCAGCTTTTTTGAGCGATTATCAGAGCAAGGACTTTTCCTATCAGGTCTATGCTGCCTCGTCTTCGATTTTATTTGAGGGGACCTACACTTTACTAGGTTACGAGGTACCGCTTTATGTCTACTTTGAGCCGCTTCGTCTCTCAAATGGCGCTGTGCAGCTAAAGGTGACGTCTTTTTCAGTGGGGACGCTCTCACTGCCTCAAAAGGAAGTCTTGCAATACATCAAATCCAGCTACAAACTGCCTGATATTGTCGTTGTCAACCCTCAAAAAGCCACGATTACCATCAATTTGCAGAACCTCAAAAACGATGCTGGTATCTATCTCAAAGCTACCAGTATCGATCTGGTCAATGACCAATTTACCTTTGATATTTTTAAGAAAAAAAGCGCTTCAAAACGTTAA
- the recN gene encoding DNA repair protein RecN produces MLLEISIKNFAIIEEISLTFDNGMTVLTGETGAGKSIIIDAMNMMLGARASVEVIRHGADKAEIEGFFSVNDNPVLAHILEGNGIAFSDELIIRREIFHNGRSVSRINGRMVNLTTLRAVGQHLVDIHGQHDQEELMRPQLHIHMLDEFGDSGFEAIKSSYRQTFEAYRELRKQVALKQKNEKEHKERIEMLEFQIAEIEAANLKSGEDKKLTQERDKLMNYKNIADTLNNALVMLDNEEFSSLSNVRSAMNELITLEEFDPDYKELSTSLTDSYYVLEEVAKRLEDIIDNLDFDAGYLQKIESRLDTINAITRKYGGSVDDVLEYFDNSVKEYNLLTGNTSASNDLELELKKLEKELIQSAKLLSDKRHELAKVLEAEIKQELTELYMEKADFKVNFTKGKFGKDGNEVIEFYISTNPGEGFKPLVKVASGGEISRLMLAIKSAFSRKEDKTSIVFDEVDTGVSGRVAQAIAQKIYKIGSHSQVLAISHLPQVIAIADYQFFIEKVSDDNSTVSTVRLLNEDERVEEIAKMLAGSDVTEAARTQARELLKKA; encoded by the coding sequence ATGTTATTAGAAATTTCCATCAAAAACTTTGCCATCATTGAGGAGATTTCCTTGACTTTTGATAATGGCATGACTGTGCTTACTGGAGAGACCGGTGCCGGAAAGTCCATCATCATTGACGCTATGAACATGATGCTTGGGGCACGTGCCAGCGTTGAGGTCATTCGCCACGGTGCGGACAAGGCTGAGATTGAAGGTTTCTTTTCGGTCAATGACAATCCTGTGCTGGCTCATATCTTGGAGGGAAATGGCATTGCCTTTTCAGATGAGCTGATCATCCGCAGAGAAATTTTTCACAATGGACGTAGTGTCAGCCGTATCAATGGACGTATGGTCAATCTGACCACGTTACGTGCCGTTGGACAGCACTTAGTTGATATTCATGGGCAACACGACCAAGAAGAGCTCATGCGCCCACAGCTTCATATCCATATGCTAGATGAGTTTGGTGACAGCGGTTTCGAAGCCATCAAGTCCAGCTATCGTCAGACCTTTGAGGCTTACCGTGAGCTTCGCAAGCAAGTGGCTCTCAAGCAAAAAAACGAAAAAGAGCACAAAGAGCGCATTGAGATGCTGGAGTTTCAGATTGCAGAGATTGAGGCGGCTAATCTCAAGTCTGGTGAGGACAAAAAACTCACCCAAGAGCGTGACAAGCTCATGAACTACAAAAACATCGCAGATACGCTCAACAATGCCTTGGTCATGCTGGACAATGAAGAGTTCTCTAGCCTCTCAAATGTCCGCTCTGCCATGAACGAGCTGATAACGCTTGAGGAGTTTGACCCTGACTACAAGGAACTCTCAACCAGTCTGACAGACAGCTACTATGTCCTTGAGGAGGTGGCTAAGCGCCTAGAGGACATCATTGACAATCTGGATTTTGACGCAGGATACCTGCAAAAAATCGAGAGTAGACTAGACACCATCAACGCTATCACTCGCAAGTACGGCGGTAGCGTGGACGATGTGCTGGAGTATTTTGACAATAGCGTCAAAGAGTACAACCTCCTCACAGGAAACACTAGCGCTAGCAACGACCTAGAGCTGGAGCTAAAAAAATTGGAAAAAGAGCTCATCCAGTCCGCTAAGTTATTGAGCGACAAGCGTCATGAGCTCGCTAAAGTCCTAGAAGCCGAGATTAAGCAGGAGCTGACCGAGCTGTACATGGAAAAAGCAGACTTTAAGGTCAACTTTACTAAAGGCAAGTTTGGCAAGGACGGCAATGAAGTCATCGAGTTTTACATTTCAACCAATCCAGGTGAAGGCTTTAAACCGCTGGTCAAGGTAGCGTCTGGCGGTGAAATATCACGCTTGATGTTAGCTATCAAGTCTGCTTTTTCTCGTAAAGAGGACAAGACCAGCATCGTCTTTGATGAGGTGGACACAGGTGTGTCTGGGCGTGTAGCGCAGGCTATTGCTCAAAAGATTTACAAGATTGGTAGTCATTCGCAGGTGCTTGCCATCTCGCATTTGCCACAGGTCATTGCTATTGCTGATTATCAGTTTTTCATCGAGAAAGTCTCTGACGACAATTCAACTGTCTCAACGGTGCGCTTGCTGAATGAAGATGAGCGTGTTGAAGAAATTGCTAAAATGCTTGCAGGTAGCGACGTCACAGAAGCCGCTCGCACACAAGCCAGAGAATTGCTCAAAAAAGCGTAG
- a CDS encoding SGNH/GDSL hydrolase family protein, which yields MSKKSVITGLAFFLVSLVLSIVLFNLLIPKSDPKLTKADFLKQTTRTLNYVAIGDSLTQGVGDTTDQGGFVPILAQALESKYGYTVHSENYGISGNTSTQILSRMKKQTKIQTALKKADLMTLTVGGNDVMAVIRKNLTKLSVNSFKEPAKAYQKRLRSIIEVARQDNSTLPIYVLGIYNPFYLNFPDMTQMQEVIDNWNTATEEVVKEYQNVYFVPINDALYKGIDGKEGIVQTSGTQTNVLNDALFEGDHFHPNNIGYQIMSDQVMEKISETKDSWTKD from the coding sequence ATGAGTAAAAAATCAGTAATAACAGGACTTGCTTTCTTTTTAGTGAGTCTTGTTTTATCCATTGTGCTCTTTAATCTGCTCATCCCAAAGTCTGACCCCAAACTGACTAAGGCGGACTTTTTAAAGCAGACGACAAGGACGCTGAATTACGTAGCGATCGGTGACTCGCTAACGCAAGGAGTTGGAGACACGACTGACCAAGGCGGTTTTGTCCCTATTTTAGCGCAAGCATTAGAGAGCAAGTATGGCTACACAGTGCATAGCGAGAATTACGGAATTTCGGGCAATACAAGTACTCAGATTTTGAGTCGCATGAAAAAGCAGACCAAAATCCAAACGGCTCTCAAAAAAGCTGATTTGATGACGCTGACTGTTGGTGGCAATGACGTTATGGCGGTTATCCGTAAAAACCTGACCAAGCTTAGCGTTAATAGCTTTAAAGAGCCCGCTAAAGCTTATCAGAAGCGCCTGCGCTCAATCATTGAAGTGGCACGACAAGACAACAGCACTCTTCCCATCTATGTCCTTGGGATTTACAATCCTTTTTACCTCAATTTTCCAGATATGACTCAAATGCAAGAGGTCATTGACAACTGGAATACAGCGACAGAAGAGGTTGTTAAAGAGTACCAAAATGTCTACTTTGTTCCTATCAATGACGCACTCTATAAGGGCATTGATGGAAAAGAAGGTATCGTACAGACTTCTGGCACGCAGACTAATGTCCTAAACGATGCGCTTTTTGAGGGAGATCATTTCCATCCCAATAACATCGGCTATCAAATCATGTCAGATCAAGTAATGGAGAAAATCAGTGAAACAAAAGATTCTTGGACGAAAGATTAA
- a CDS encoding HU family DNA-binding protein, whose amino-acid sequence MANKQDLIAKVAEATDLTKKDSAAAVDAVFAAVTEFLSEGEKVQLIGFGNFEVRERAARKGRNPQTGKEIEIAASKVPAFKAGKALKDAVK is encoded by the coding sequence ATGGCTAACAAACAAGATTTGATTGCAAAAGTAGCAGAAGCTACAGACTTAACAAAGAAAGATTCAGCCGCAGCTGTTGACGCAGTTTTTGCAGCAGTAACTGAATTCCTTTCAGAAGGTGAAAAAGTACAACTTATCGGTTTTGGTAACTTTGAAGTGCGTGAACGTGCTGCTCGTAAAGGTCGCAACCCACAAACTGGTAAAGAAATCGAAATCGCAGCTTCAAAAGTTCCAGCATTCAAAGCTGGTAAAGCTCTTAAAGACGCTGTTAAATAA
- a CDS encoding GntR family transcriptional regulator, with protein MSKSKYEEIANIIRERIADGTYPVDSMLPTQSELTKEFGVSRMTIKKAVEILTIEGLIFSKQGNGTKVLNSSFWDKEDAKFRLNNYNGLSHDLKDDARKLTSQVIEFSVEFPKEEIAERLQVKVTTPIYKIIRLRLIDDKPYVLEHTYMPCDLAPGLNEEVLKKSVYGFLFDQLGLKFAGSYRHITAEKPDTYDKDYLDCDECDPILQVEQVVYLENGRPIEYSRSRNRFDTRGYSLLDVKNN; from the coding sequence ATGTCAAAATCAAAGTATGAAGAAATAGCCAATATCATTCGAGAGCGGATTGCAGATGGGACTTATCCAGTTGACTCAATGCTTCCGACCCAATCTGAATTGACCAAGGAATTTGGTGTTAGTCGAATGACCATCAAAAAAGCTGTCGAGATACTGACGATTGAGGGGCTTATCTTTTCTAAGCAAGGAAATGGAACCAAGGTACTCAATTCCTCTTTTTGGGATAAGGAGGACGCTAAGTTTAGGCTCAATAACTACAATGGGCTAAGTCATGACCTCAAAGATGACGCTAGAAAACTCACCAGTCAGGTTATTGAGTTTAGTGTTGAATTTCCAAAAGAAGAGATTGCAGAGCGTTTGCAGGTCAAGGTGACAACTCCGATTTATAAAATCATCCGTTTACGCTTGATAGATGATAAACCCTATGTTCTTGAGCATACTTATATGCCTTGCGATTTAGCGCCTGGGCTAAACGAAGAGGTGTTAAAAAAATCGGTGTATGGCTTTCTATTTGACCAGCTCGGTCTAAAGTTTGCTGGCTCATACCGCCATATCACTGCTGAAAAGCCTGATACTTATGATAAGGACTATTTAGATTGTGATGAGTGCGACCCTATTTTGCAAGTGGAGCAAGTTGTTTACCTTGAAAATGGTAGACCGATTGAGTACTCACGCAGTCGCAATCGCTTTGATACACGAGGCTATTCGCTCTTAGATGTGAAAAACAACTAA
- the celB gene encoding PTS cellobiose transporter subunit IIC: protein MDKVLDAISDKLLPLANKLGSNRYLAVLRDAFMLAFPLTMFGSIIVVLTNLPFFNDSTKATLASLFGNGQNATMSIMTIFVTFGIGYYLSRTYEVEGIFGGAVSFSSFLLLTPFYTLLDNGEQVTGVLSLDRLGAKGMFLGMIVAFLAAEIYCRTTKKGWQIKMPDSVPPAVSKSFAALIPATLTLSIFLVLNAVMTGLFHTNLHDVIYKVIQAPLVGLGSSIWATLIAIFFIQFLWFFGLHGQILVNSVMDPIWNTLMLENLEAYQAHKALPHIISKPFMETFTVGLGGSGMTLAVVIIMAFILKKKMYRDVGRLALGAGIFNVNEPVIFGLPIVLNATILIPWVLAPIIVTAFNYTVMAIGLVPAPTGVSVPWTVPIFFSGMMATNSVLGGLLQIVDVVIVGFLWYPFLRVLDKQDDSAL, encoded by the coding sequence ATGGACAAGGTTCTAGATGCTATCAGCGACAAACTTTTGCCTTTGGCAAACAAACTCGGCTCAAACCGCTACTTGGCTGTTTTGAGAGATGCCTTCATGCTGGCATTTCCTCTGACCATGTTTGGGTCAATCATCGTTGTCTTAACCAATCTGCCATTTTTTAATGACAGTACTAAGGCGACATTAGCCTCTCTATTTGGAAACGGACAGAATGCTACCATGTCAATCATGACTATTTTTGTTACTTTTGGTATAGGTTATTATTTGTCTCGTACTTATGAGGTTGAAGGTATCTTTGGTGGAGCAGTTTCATTTTCAAGTTTTCTTCTCTTAACGCCTTTTTATACCTTGCTTGATAACGGTGAGCAAGTGACAGGTGTTCTTAGTCTCGATAGACTAGGTGCTAAGGGGATGTTTTTAGGGATGATTGTTGCCTTTTTAGCAGCTGAAATCTACTGCCGCACAACGAAAAAAGGTTGGCAAATCAAAATGCCAGACAGTGTACCACCAGCTGTGTCTAAGTCATTTGCAGCTCTTATCCCAGCAACGTTGACACTTTCTATCTTTTTAGTGCTCAATGCGGTGATGACAGGACTCTTTCATACTAATCTTCATGATGTCATCTACAAGGTTATCCAGGCGCCACTTGTTGGTTTAGGTAGTAGTATCTGGGCGACACTTATCGCTATCTTCTTTATTCAGTTCCTATGGTTCTTTGGGCTTCACGGTCAAATTCTTGTTAACTCTGTCATGGATCCTATTTGGAACACGCTCATGCTTGAAAATCTAGAAGCCTATCAAGCCCACAAGGCGCTTCCACATATCATCTCAAAACCGTTTATGGAAACCTTTACCGTTGGTCTTGGTGGTTCAGGGATGACTTTAGCTGTTGTTATTATCATGGCATTTATCTTGAAGAAAAAGATGTACCGTGATGTTGGACGTTTAGCGCTAGGAGCTGGTATCTTTAATGTCAATGAACCCGTTATTTTTGGTTTACCAATTGTTCTGAATGCAACGATTCTCATTCCGTGGGTTTTAGCGCCTATAATTGTAACCGCTTTTAATTATACGGTGATGGCAATCGGTCTTGTTCCAGCACCAACAGGTGTCTCTGTGCCGTGGACAGTTCCTATCTTCTTTAGTGGTATGATGGCAACAAACTCTGTATTAGGTGGATTGCTTCAAATCGTTGACGTTGTCATTGTCGGTTTCTTGTGGTATCCATTCTTGCGTGTGCTAGACAAACAAGACGATTCTGCGTTATAA
- a CDS encoding PTS cellobiose transporter subunit IIB, with product MSKALIICAAGMSSSLMAQKTTAFFEKEGKAITVDAISSSEGAQAIADAEYDVYLISPQTKMYFAQFKEAGEKVGKPVVQIPPQAYVPIPMGVEKMAQLIESSL from the coding sequence ATGTCAAAAGCATTGATTATTTGTGCAGCTGGTATGTCCTCATCACTTATGGCACAAAAGACAACAGCCTTCTTTGAAAAAGAGGGCAAGGCGATTACAGTAGATGCGATTAGCTCTAGCGAAGGCGCACAAGCTATTGCGGATGCAGAGTATGATGTCTACTTGATTAGCCCGCAAACAAAGATGTACTTTGCACAATTCAAAGAAGCTGGTGAAAAAGTTGGAAAACCTGTGGTACAAATTCCACCGCAAGCTTATGTTCCAATTCCTATGGGTGTCGAAAAAATGGCACAGCTGATTGAAAGCAGTCTATAA
- a CDS encoding glycoside hydrolase family 1 protein, with amino-acid sequence MTTYTFPKDFFWGTASSGPQTEGRFDGDGKGDNIWDYWFSKEPERFFNQVGPDKTSYNYLRYKEDVELMTKTGHNSFRTSIQWSRLIPDGVGEVNEKAVAFYNDYIDELIAHGITPFINLYHFDMPMALQEKGGWLNRETVDAYVRYAKICFDLFGDRVKYWFTHNEPIVPVEGGYLYDFHYPNEKNLKHAIQVVFNEALASSLAIKAYHESQDGQIGIILNLTPSYPRDEKNAEDVKAARIADAFFNRSFLDPAIKGEYPEDLIAIVKDLDMIPQHTPEDLKTIKDNTIDLLGINYYQPRRIKAKENPADIDPNCPMPEDYFDYYDMPNKKMNPYRGWEIYEKGIYDILINVRDNYGNIPCYISENGMGVEGEERYINANGQIKDDYRIDFIKDHLRYLHQAIQEGANCLGYHLWTCMDNWSWTNAYKNRYGLIAVDLDKEGKRTIKKSGYFFKTLAEQNGFSD; translated from the coding sequence ATGACAACTTACACATTTCCAAAAGATTTTTTCTGGGGGACAGCTTCTAGCGGACCGCAAACAGAAGGACGTTTTGACGGTGACGGTAAGGGCGATAATATCTGGGATTATTGGTTTAGTAAGGAGCCAGAGCGCTTTTTTAATCAAGTAGGACCTGATAAAACGTCTTATAACTACTTGCGCTACAAAGAAGATGTAGAGCTCATGACTAAAACCGGACACAATTCTTTTAGGACATCCATCCAGTGGAGCCGTCTCATCCCAGACGGCGTTGGCGAGGTCAATGAAAAAGCCGTTGCTTTTTATAACGACTATATTGATGAGCTTATCGCACACGGCATTACACCTTTTATCAATCTCTACCACTTTGATATGCCGATGGCTCTTCAGGAAAAAGGCGGCTGGCTCAATCGTGAAACCGTTGATGCTTATGTCCGCTATGCTAAGATTTGTTTTGATTTATTTGGTGACCGTGTCAAATATTGGTTCACCCACAACGAGCCAATTGTACCCGTTGAAGGTGGCTACCTCTATGATTTCCATTATCCAAATGAAAAAAATCTCAAACATGCTATTCAGGTAGTCTTTAATGAAGCTCTCGCTAGTAGCCTTGCTATCAAAGCCTATCATGAAAGTCAAGATGGACAGATTGGTATTATTCTCAACCTCACACCTAGCTATCCTCGTGATGAGAAAAACGCTGAGGATGTTAAGGCAGCTCGTATTGCTGATGCTTTTTTCAACCGCTCTTTTCTTGACCCAGCGATTAAGGGAGAATATCCAGAGGATTTGATTGCTATCGTAAAAGACCTTGATATGATTCCCCAACATACACCAGAAGACCTTAAAACCATCAAAGACAATACCATTGACCTACTAGGGATTAACTACTATCAACCACGTCGTATCAAGGCTAAGGAAAATCCAGCTGACATTGACCCCAACTGTCCTATGCCAGAAGATTACTTTGACTACTACGATATGCCAAATAAAAAGATGAACCCTTACCGTGGCTGGGAAATTTACGAAAAAGGGATTTACGATATCCTCATCAATGTCCGTGACAATTATGGTAATATTCCTTGCTACATCTCTGAAAATGGTATGGGGGTCGAAGGTGAGGAACGCTACATCAATGCTAACGGGCAAATCAAAGATGACTACCGTATTGACTTTATCAAAGACCACTTGCGTTATCTCCACCAAGCCATCCAAGAAGGGGCTAACTGCCTAGGCTATCACCTCTGGACTTGCATGGATAACTGGTCTTGGACAAATGCTTATAAAAATCGCTACGGCTTGATTGCTGTTGACCTTGATAAAGAAGGCAAACGCACCATCAAAAAATCTGGCTACTTCTTTAAAACACTAGCTGAGCAAAATGGCTTTTCAGACTAA